CAGTTGTGAAGCGGTTTTATTTCGCGAAACCACCACTTTGGGAATCCGCCGAACGACTGGACAACGCGCCATCTTGGAACGAGAAATTCAACAAGTGGAAACTGAATATGGTAAGGTGCGCGTCAAAGTAGCATGGAAAGGACAATCACCAGAAAAAGTTATTGCTAATGTGCAGCCAGAATATGAAGATTGTGCAGACTTAGCGCGAAAATATAATATTCCCTGGCGCGAAATTCAACGGCTGGCGCTACAAAGGTGGTATTTAGAAAATCAAACTTAGGTAAAAATATTCCCAGGCGATCGCCTGGGAACTGGAGAACTTATAGCAATTGGCTCTTGACTAACATCAGCTAGCGTTTTTAATTGTATTGTTCACTGCTGAGCCTGCGTCTTCAGCTCCACGCTTAACACTTGTGGTTACGTCTTCGGTAGCATTCTGGGTATTGCTCTTGATATTTTCAATTCCTCTCTTAGTCCCTTTAGCTACACCTTCGCCTAATTCCTCAGCAGAACTCCCAATATCATCACTCAGGTTCTTCACCCTTTGACCAAACGGTGTACCTTTGCGATAGTTTTCAACATACTGCCCTGGAGAATCAATACCCTTCTCATCAACATTCTTCTTAGCATTTTTTGCCAGCGCACCAGCTCTATCATTTGATGCCTTTTCATCTGCTCCCCCTCTGGGGTCTACATCACTAAAGTTATTCATCCCACCACGAGGAGAAGATAGAGGATAATCTTTTGTGGGATCGTATCTTTGTTGGCTATAAGATGATTGGGTAGAAGTTTGTGGGGGTTGGGCAGAGGGTTGTGGTGGTTGTGCTGCAATATCTGGGCGATTACAAGCCTGTGTCAAAAATAGGAACATTCCTGCCACAAGCACCGTTAAAATTTTTACGGGACGAATGTTTTTCAGCCAAGCAATTACTTTTTTCATAGTCTATAACCCTTGCGTTTTTGTGTTCAACTTAAACGTTAACCAAGTAGAATTTCGAGCAAATTTTTCATCTCAGTCATTGAGACAAAATCAGATTTCTACTTGCCGACTGCTGGATTTTTTTGTAATTCTGGTCTGGCAGCTGCTTCATCTGCCTTGTCGTTCAAAAATTCTGAAGCTTTTCCAAAGGTGTCTTTCACAATCCCAAGTCTATCTTTGGCTCGCTCCCCTACGCTTGATTGGTTCTGAACCAAACCGCCTGGTTCAGGCTGTTGGAAGTTTTCCTTAGTGATAAATGGCAGTTCTGCTTCTTTTTCAACTCTACCTTCAGGAGTTTCAGCACCTGGATAAAGTATCTCTGAGTCTTGATTTGTGGCAATCAATAATTGTGAGCTTGGCTGTAAGTTAGCTTGGTCATCTCCTTTTTTGTTTATTACTTTCGGATCGGTAGACATTCTGTAATTAGTATATTTGTCTCCTCCGTTCTTATAAGGATTGTTAGCTCCACCAGCTTGTACAGCAGGATTTTGTGGATTTGCTCCTTGAGCATTTGCTCCACTACAAGCAGTGCTAACTATCAACAATAGTCCAGCCAAAAATATAGTTAAAATCTGGCGCAGTCGCAGTTTTTTCCAAAAATCAATCACGTTATTCACCTAGTCCTCCTTTCAATTAAAAATCAGCTTATGATTTTGCTGAATTTAGGTTAGCATTCAGGATTCATTTCTACTTTTTTTAGTTCGTGAATCTTTTAATAACCCTTCTTCCAGAGTAAGGAGGATAAAACATTATTTACATCTAGCGTAGGTCACATTTTATTTATTACCAAAGAACTTTTGCGATCTAACTTTAGAGAGATATAAAATAATATAATGTGTTTTGGTTTTGGTTGCAGAAATTGAACCTATTTTAATTTATGAGTAGTATCCAAATTGACTTTCACTTTAGAGGACAGTTTAGATTTATTGAAATCATCCTTAAGAAATAAACTCAATGT
This region of Nostoc sp. UHCC 0302 genomic DNA includes:
- a CDS encoding DUF6658 family protein, which gives rise to MNNVIDFWKKLRLRQILTIFLAGLLLIVSTACSGANAQGANPQNPAVQAGGANNPYKNGGDKYTNYRMSTDPKVINKKGDDQANLQPSSQLLIATNQDSEILYPGAETPEGRVEKEAELPFITKENFQQPEPGGLVQNQSSVGERAKDRLGIVKDTFGKASEFLNDKADEAAARPELQKNPAVGK